The following are encoded in a window of Synechococcus sp. PCC 7335 genomic DNA:
- a CDS encoding S8 family peptidase, with protein sequence MSTILSTDELETFSTQRLDAISSNFETPATAYGLETNSSAPSATAAISKSSEIANITSVDNVVSGNAQPTIAGLSESIITTIFQNNSHSSNTVTSSTATDTDEITGLGDTEARVLQSGSTQSRSNLYGQLSRFDAHNPTRNGAYKDDYVLTRQTSGRVQLNLNSSAFDAYLQVIDSRTGRVLAYDDDGGPGTNAQISFNATANTRYIVRATSYYQFATGSYSFSAEFSASQPPPQPTPTPTPNRYSSFYGYGQVDAAAAVAAAIGQSRFSNVQDIGGNQWNNDMINAPEVWARSYTGRGVTVAVIDSGVDINHADLRNNIWQNTDEILGDGIDNDGNGYIDDRYGWNFGRGQNNNNVLPGTTVSAQGHGTHVAGTIAAGNNGFGMTGVAHGADVMAIRLGNVNSTGQFTNGGDLASAIRYAVDNGADVINMSIGGGDPDGRVQQALEYAASRNVITVSAAGNNTQPIPGTPARYATDYGISVGAVGRTGRISGFSNRAGSDRRMQHVMAPGEAIYSTMPNNGYDYMPGTSMAAPHIAGVVALMLSANPNLTHAQVRQILTSTAVLNGTHSVNTSTSFSTQTTQSVSSTDSVSGYVPQQWQDLGVDLSETFAGLSETLRTIDADTASEVTDAVEEAVEDVDTSIERLLAGRSMYSDYITSGSQSIDSWRSQLENSFADDLLAPAIA encoded by the coding sequence ATGTCTACCATTTTGTCAACAGATGAGCTAGAGACTTTCAGCACCCAACGTTTAGACGCCATCAGCAGCAACTTTGAAACACCCGCAACTGCTTATGGCCTAGAGACAAACAGTAGCGCACCCTCTGCCACGGCGGCCATTAGTAAGTCTTCAGAAATCGCAAATATTACCAGCGTTGACAATGTTGTATCAGGCAACGCACAGCCTACGATTGCTGGTTTATCAGAATCTATTATCACCACTATATTTCAAAATAACAGCCATTCATCTAACACAGTTACCAGTAGCACCGCAACAGACACAGACGAGATTACCGGGTTAGGAGACACAGAAGCTCGCGTACTTCAATCTGGTTCCACTCAAAGCCGCTCAAACCTTTATGGTCAATTAAGTCGCTTCGATGCTCATAACCCGACTCGCAATGGCGCCTACAAAGACGATTACGTTTTGACCCGACAAACGTCTGGCCGCGTTCAGCTCAATCTGAATTCTTCGGCTTTTGATGCCTACCTACAAGTCATCGATTCTAGAACTGGCAGAGTACTGGCTTATGATGACGACGGCGGTCCTGGCACCAACGCTCAAATCAGCTTTAATGCCACTGCCAACACCCGCTACATCGTCAGAGCTACCAGCTACTACCAATTTGCGACCGGCAGCTACAGCTTTTCTGCTGAATTTAGCGCTAGCCAACCGCCGCCGCAACCCACACCCACACCCACACCAAACCGCTACAGCAGTTTCTACGGCTATGGTCAGGTAGATGCTGCGGCGGCTGTCGCGGCTGCAATAGGGCAATCGCGCTTCTCCAACGTTCAAGACATTGGCGGCAATCAATGGAACAACGACATGATCAACGCCCCAGAAGTCTGGGCTCGCAGCTACACCGGTCGAGGCGTAACAGTCGCAGTGATCGATTCCGGCGTCGATATCAATCACGCAGACCTGCGCAACAACATTTGGCAAAACACTGACGAAATCCTGGGCGACGGCATCGACAATGATGGCAACGGCTACATCGATGACCGCTACGGTTGGAACTTTGGCCGTGGGCAAAACAACAACAACGTTTTACCGGGCACTACCGTCTCTGCTCAGGGTCACGGCACCCATGTAGCAGGCACTATCGCAGCCGGGAATAACGGCTTTGGAATGACTGGCGTTGCACATGGCGCTGACGTTATGGCCATTCGATTGGGCAACGTTAATAGCACAGGTCAGTTTACCAATGGGGGTGATTTGGCTAGCGCTATTCGCTACGCAGTAGACAATGGCGCAGACGTTATCAATATGAGCATAGGCGGGGGTGATCCTGATGGCAGAGTCCAACAAGCTCTCGAATATGCGGCGTCTCGCAATGTCATCACCGTCTCCGCAGCGGGTAACAATACACAACCCATCCCTGGCACACCCGCTCGCTATGCCACAGACTACGGTATCTCTGTAGGCGCGGTCGGTAGAACTGGTCGAATTTCAGGCTTCTCTAACCGCGCAGGTAGCGATCGCCGGATGCAGCACGTCATGGCCCCAGGTGAAGCGATCTACTCCACCATGCCTAACAATGGTTATGACTACATGCCCGGAACCTCAATGGCCGCACCACATATCGCCGGCGTTGTCGCACTTATGCTCAGTGCAAACCCCAACCTGACCCACGCTCAGGTACGCCAAATCCTCACCAGCACAGCAGTCCTTAACGGCACCCACTCTGTCAATACCAGTACCTCCTTTAGTACTCAGACTACTCAATCAGTCAGCAGCACAGATAGTGTTAGCGGGTACGTTCCCCAGCAGTGGCAGGACCTCGGCGTTGATCTTTCCGAGACATTTGCAGGGCTCAGTGAGACCCTTCGCACTATCGATGCAGATACTGCCAGTGAGGTGACCGACGCAGTAGAAGAGGCTGTAGAGGATGTTGACACCTCAATCGAGCGACTGTTGGCTGGTCGTTCAATGTATAGCGACTACATTACCAGCGGCAGCCAGTCTATCGATAGCTGGAGATCTCAGCTAGAAAATTCATTCGCGGATGATTTGCTAGCACCTGCTATCGCATAA
- a CDS encoding filamentous hemagglutinin N-terminal domain-containing protein, whose translation MSRHPWFVAITLLLLSAKASAQPVPDANLGNESSTVSSDFVGGLPATVVSGGARRSQNLFHSFRLFDVEASQPVYFANPVGVDNILARVTGDQRSDINGTLGVNGTANLYFLNPNGVVFGPTARLDVAGSVLVSTAERLRFADGSEYSANPTRVSDVLTVSIPLGLQRLEPSDLPQQGRIESAADLLLATQPSFTLLGNEIDIIGFGSPQAPTNINFVATENITLRGANTSVRSVGGDVTLQAGNLISLSDAAQVDTSALSSGGRLSVAADQLQLTGGSQLLAGSFLGGSEGTLSIVDTDQITLSGEATNISGRQIEIRTRRLALTQGGFLISSILLGEGTGAVDIKATESIEIGRGSFLTSESFSPTAAGTKVDIRTGQLTVDGGFISTTSFDAVRSGSLDIRADAVNILRGGSISTGSQLSAREGGPLTISASEILVDAGMITASSVGDGGAGSVTLRDVDTLTVRNRGEVSASGVLETSGAGNVVIDANSILLADAGEITTVAPSSNGGNISLTANQNLALRRGSLISAEAGTAETSDLRNPTAGLGDGGNITIQTPFVVAPADENSDISANAFVGDGGAVQISARGIFGPAFRDRRTPASDITASSKFGADGLVDLQVLDTDFVQDSVVALPETPVDTAQLLAGSCLARSGDDDGSFVISGASGVSASPAESSTAVFATDTVRESNQPGAAQTSVTEPSGLYDLGGGRLVLSRECS comes from the coding sequence ATGAGTCGTCACCCTTGGTTCGTTGCGATCACGCTCCTGCTGCTCAGTGCCAAAGCTTCAGCACAGCCCGTTCCAGACGCAAATTTGGGCAATGAGAGCTCAACGGTGAGCAGTGATTTTGTCGGTGGATTGCCTGCCACTGTGGTGAGTGGGGGGGCGAGGCGATCGCAAAACCTATTTCACAGCTTTCGTCTTTTTGACGTTGAGGCCAGCCAGCCAGTGTACTTTGCCAATCCTGTGGGTGTGGACAATATTCTCGCGCGCGTGACCGGTGATCAGCGCTCTGACATTAATGGTACGCTGGGCGTCAATGGCACTGCCAACCTGTATTTTCTCAATCCGAATGGTGTCGTTTTCGGACCAACTGCCCGTTTGGATGTAGCCGGTTCAGTGCTTGTGAGCACTGCCGAACGTCTGAGGTTTGCTGACGGCAGCGAATATTCCGCTAACCCTACGCGGGTTTCGGACGTATTGACGGTGAGCATTCCGCTGGGCCTGCAACGACTAGAGCCATCAGATTTGCCCCAGCAAGGCCGCATAGAAAGTGCTGCTGATTTGTTGCTCGCTACTCAGCCGTCTTTCACGCTATTGGGTAATGAAATAGACATAATAGGTTTTGGGTCGCCCCAAGCCCCCACCAATATTAACTTTGTTGCCACAGAAAATATTACGTTACGCGGTGCAAATACCTCTGTTCGATCTGTGGGAGGCGATGTCACTTTGCAAGCAGGCAATCTAATTTCTTTAAGCGATGCGGCTCAGGTTGATACCAGCGCACTGTCAAGTGGCGGTAGGCTGTCTGTCGCGGCTGATCAGCTACAGCTGACGGGAGGCTCGCAGCTGCTGGCGGGGTCTTTTTTGGGTGGCAGTGAAGGTACTTTGTCTATAGTAGATACCGATCAGATCACGCTATCTGGCGAAGCGACAAATATTTCTGGCCGCCAGATAGAGATTCGCACACGACGCTTGGCTTTGACCCAAGGTGGATTTCTAATAAGTTCTATTTTGCTAGGGGAGGGGACGGGTGCTGTAGATATTAAAGCAACCGAAAGTATTGAGATTGGTCGTGGCAGCTTCTTAACGTCGGAAAGCTTTAGTCCAACGGCTGCCGGAACCAAGGTTGATATTCGCACTGGGCAGCTGACAGTCGATGGGGGCTTCATTTCGACCACGAGTTTTGACGCGGTGCGCAGTGGATCGCTAGACATTCGCGCAGACGCTGTAAATATACTGCGTGGTGGCTCTATTAGCACAGGCTCACAGCTGAGTGCGAGAGAAGGCGGACCGCTGACCATTAGCGCCTCCGAGATTTTAGTCGATGCTGGCATGATTACGGCCAGTTCTGTGGGTGACGGGGGGGCTGGCAGTGTGACTTTGCGAGACGTGGATACGCTGACTGTGCGCAATCGGGGTGAGGTGAGCGCCAGCGGAGTGTTAGAAACCTCTGGTGCCGGAAATGTGGTGATTGATGCGAATTCTATTTTGTTAGCAGATGCTGGCGAAATTACAACGGTAGCGCCGTCTAGCAATGGTGGCAACATTTCCCTGACAGCTAACCAAAATTTGGCCTTGCGGAGGGGATCGTTGATTTCAGCAGAGGCGGGTACGGCAGAGACCAGCGACCTGCGGAACCCGACGGCTGGGCTGGGTGACGGGGGCAATATCACAATCCAAACGCCGTTTGTGGTAGCGCCTGCGGATGAAAATAGTGATATTAGTGCCAACGCGTTTGTTGGAGATGGCGGGGCGGTGCAAATTTCGGCGCGAGGGATTTTTGGCCCAGCGTTTCGAGATCGTCGTACACCAGCTAGCGACATTACTGCGAGTTCAAAATTTGGTGCGGATGGACTAGTGGATTTGCAGGTACTAGATACAGACTTTGTGCAAGATAGCGTCGTCGCTCTGCCAGAAACGCCTGTGGACACAGCGCAGTTGCTGGCGGGTAGCTGTTTAGCTCGCAGTGGTGATGACGATGGCTCGTTTGTCATTAGTGGCGCGTCGGGAGTGTCTGCCTCGCCTGCTGAAAGCTCGACGGCGGTGTTTGCAACGGACACAGTGCGTGAGTCTAATCAGCCGGGGGCAGCGCAGACCAGCGTTACAGAACCCTCGGGTCTGTACGATTTGGGGGGAGGCCGCCTAGTCCTTAGCCGTGAGTGTTCCTGA